A single Sphingomonas sp. IW22 DNA region contains:
- a CDS encoding alpha/beta hydrolase has product MKVDRRSLLAIGAGSLAAPLAGQTPPPSDAGIEPALADPAETIDLWPKGVLNPPPGLIEETVQRGSSPATSDRFVRGVTRPRLAVFRPVRSNGRAVMVTPGGGYSVTVVDKEGYELGRWLSARGYTVFVLFYRLPGEGWADRGNVPLSDAQRAMRLIRARAGEYGFDAAKLMAIGFSAGGHLCADLATRFAVRTYAPIDGADRLSARPWLAAPIYPVVTMTLPVAHGGSREKLLGAAATPEQEAIHSPDRTMPDDAPPLFLVHAEDDATVPVQNTLLLRAAARARGISVDCHLFSVGGHGFGIAGARGKPVEVWPELLHRWIEAH; this is encoded by the coding sequence ATGAAGGTTGATCGCCGTTCGCTGCTGGCCATTGGTGCGGGCAGCCTTGCCGCCCCCTTGGCAGGTCAGACGCCACCGCCCTCTGACGCTGGCATCGAACCCGCGCTGGCCGATCCCGCTGAAACCATCGATCTGTGGCCCAAGGGCGTACTGAACCCGCCGCCGGGTCTCATCGAGGAGACGGTTCAAAGGGGTAGCAGCCCCGCGACCAGCGACCGCTTTGTCAGGGGCGTGACGCGGCCACGTCTAGCGGTGTTCCGCCCCGTCCGCTCGAACGGTCGGGCCGTCATGGTCACGCCCGGCGGCGGCTATAGCGTGACGGTCGTGGACAAGGAGGGGTATGAGCTCGGCCGCTGGCTGTCAGCGCGGGGCTATACGGTGTTCGTCCTGTTCTATCGCCTGCCGGGTGAAGGCTGGGCCGATCGCGGCAATGTCCCCCTGTCCGACGCGCAACGTGCGATGCGGCTGATCCGCGCGCGCGCCGGCGAATATGGCTTCGATGCGGCCAAGCTGATGGCCATCGGCTTCTCGGCGGGCGGCCATCTCTGCGCCGATCTGGCGACGCGTTTCGCGGTCCGGACCTATGCGCCGATCGACGGCGCGGACCGGCTTTCGGCGCGGCCATGGCTTGCCGCGCCAATATATCCGGTGGTTACCATGACCCTGCCGGTGGCTCATGGCGGCTCACGGGAGAAGCTGCTGGGCGCCGCGGCAACACCTGAACAGGAAGCCATCCACTCCCCCGATCGCACCATGCCGGATGACGCGCCGCCGCTGTTCCTGGTCCATGCGGAGGACGATGCCACCGTGCCGGTCCAAAATACGCTGTTGTTGCGCGCGGCTGCACGGGCGCGAGGTATCAGCGTTGACTGCCACCTGTTTTCAGTCGGCGGGCACGGTTTCGGTATCGCCGGCGCGCGTGGCAAGCCGGTCGAGGTCTGGCCGGAATTACTGCACCGGTGGATCGAGGCGCACTGA
- a CDS encoding response regulator, whose translation MRPEPVPILAVDDVPENLNALEALLAGEDVVLKKARSGMEALEILLVEDVALALLDVQMPGMDGFELAELMRGTERTRRVPIIFLTAVATDERRKFRGYETGAIDYLLKPVDTQIVRSKVAVFVELFRQRRELAKQRDQHAAALARLQAHRDNSPLAIVELDANLRILAWSKGAQRLLGWRSAEVAGFTIGETNWLEPEGVAAIGTLVGDMIAGERLRDMQALTLRTAVGTRLDCECYCSALLDAEGALVSVNVQILDVTARKRAEATQRLLIGELNHRVKNTLASVQAIATQTLRHSTGPSDFAPTFIGRIHALARAHSLLSSTTWQGASLRELIEGQIQTGTMEAGTLVATGPELDLKPEPALHLALVLHELTTNAHKYGALSVPGGRVELEWSVQGGTLSLCWCERGGPPAQAPTRRGFGSALIERSLRAEGGTAQAQYGEAGLCWHFTLPYDARPRGPAASAEALGPVVATLADAADHALDLPKRVLVVEDEPLIGMEIGDLLNDHGITMVGPIATRDAALAAITTEEFDMVLLDGNLQGEPVDAIARALIERGTGFLFVTGYGRDHLPTGFDDVPIVTKPFGAQELMTRLKTGFAASASRHMPA comes from the coding sequence ATGCGGCCTGAACCTGTCCCAATTCTGGCCGTCGACGATGTGCCCGAAAACCTGAACGCGCTCGAGGCGCTGCTCGCGGGTGAGGATGTCGTCCTCAAAAAGGCGCGTTCGGGGATGGAGGCGCTTGAGATCCTGCTGGTCGAGGATGTGGCGCTTGCCCTGCTCGACGTGCAGATGCCGGGCATGGATGGCTTTGAGCTGGCGGAATTGATGCGCGGGACTGAACGCACCCGCCGCGTTCCAATCATCTTCCTGACCGCCGTCGCAACCGATGAGCGCCGCAAGTTCCGCGGCTATGAAACCGGCGCGATCGACTATCTGCTGAAGCCTGTCGACACCCAGATCGTCCGCAGCAAGGTGGCCGTCTTTGTCGAACTGTTCCGTCAGCGCCGCGAACTGGCGAAACAGCGCGACCAGCACGCCGCCGCCCTCGCCCGGCTTCAGGCGCATCGTGACAATTCGCCGCTGGCAATCGTCGAACTGGACGCTAATCTGCGGATTCTGGCGTGGTCCAAGGGGGCACAGCGCCTGCTTGGCTGGCGCTCGGCTGAGGTCGCCGGCTTTACCATCGGTGAGACGAACTGGCTTGAGCCTGAGGGCGTTGCTGCGATCGGTACGCTGGTCGGGGACATGATCGCAGGCGAGCGCCTTCGCGACATGCAGGCGCTCACGTTGCGCACAGCGGTCGGCACGCGGTTGGACTGCGAATGCTATTGCTCCGCCCTGCTGGATGCAGAGGGAGCGCTGGTTTCGGTCAACGTCCAGATCCTGGACGTAACCGCCCGCAAACGGGCCGAGGCGACCCAGCGGCTGTTGATCGGTGAGCTGAACCACCGGGTCAAGAACACGCTGGCATCGGTTCAGGCGATTGCGACGCAGACGTTGCGCCACTCGACTGGCCCCTCGGACTTTGCGCCAACCTTTATCGGGCGCATCCATGCGCTGGCTCGCGCCCATTCGCTGCTCAGCAGCACGACGTGGCAGGGCGCAAGCCTGCGCGAGCTGATCGAGGGGCAGATCCAGACCGGCACGATGGAGGCCGGCACGCTGGTCGCGACCGGGCCGGAACTGGACCTGAAGCCCGAACCCGCACTGCATCTGGCACTGGTGCTGCATGAATTGACAACCAACGCCCATAAATATGGCGCCCTGTCGGTGCCGGGCGGGCGGGTCGAGCTTGAATGGTCGGTGCAGGGCGGCACGCTGTCGCTATGCTGGTGCGAACGGGGCGGCCCGCCTGCTCAGGCCCCCACTCGCCGGGGTTTTGGCAGTGCGTTGATCGAGCGCAGCCTGCGGGCTGAGGGCGGCACCGCGCAGGCGCAATATGGGGAAGCAGGGCTGTGCTGGCACTTCACCCTTCCCTATGACGCGCGTCCCCGCGGGCCGGCGGCTTCGGCAGAGGCGCTGGGACCGGTCGTGGCGACCCTTGCCGATGCCGCCGACCATGCACTTGACCTGCCTAAGCGGGTTCTCGTGGTCGAAGACGAACCGCTGATCGGAATGGAGATCGGCGATCTGCTGAACGATCACGGCATCACCATGGTGGGACCGATCGCAACGCGCGATGCAGCGCTGGCCGCGATCACGACTGAAGAGTTCGACATGGTGCTGCTCGACGGCAATCTTCAGGGTGAGCCAGTCGATGCGATCGCCCGCGCCCTGATCGAACGCGGCACCGGATTCCTGTTCGTTACCGGCTATGGCCGCGATCATCTGCCCACCGGTTTTGACGACGTGCCGATCGTGACCAAGCCCTTTGGCGCACAGGAATTGATGACCCGCCTGAAGACCGGCTTCGCTGCCTCAGCCAGCAGGCATATGCCCGCCTGA
- a CDS encoding AAA family ATPase, whose amino-acid sequence MRVLAMASQKGGSGKTTLSGHLAVQAERAGAGPVVLIDIDPQGGLADWWNAREAEAPAFAQTTVARLASDLEILRQQGFKLAVIDTPPAFTMAIQSVIQVAELVVIPTRPSPHDLRAVGATVDLCERAGKPLVFVLNAATPKAAITGEAVVALSQHGTVAPVTVHHRTDFGASMIDGRTVMEIDTKCRSAAEIESLWLYIADRLEKNFRRTVFAAPATGGLGFGGMRPMGSFGRRGVN is encoded by the coding sequence ATGCGCGTTCTGGCGATGGCGTCGCAGAAAGGTGGTTCTGGAAAGACGACGCTTTCCGGGCATCTGGCGGTGCAGGCGGAACGTGCGGGCGCGGGGCCGGTGGTGCTGATCGACATCGATCCGCAGGGCGGATTGGCCGATTGGTGGAACGCGCGCGAGGCGGAGGCGCCGGCATTTGCCCAGACGACGGTTGCACGTCTGGCGTCGGACCTGGAAATCCTGCGCCAACAGGGGTTCAAACTGGCCGTCATTGATACCCCGCCGGCGTTTACCATGGCCATCCAGAGCGTCATTCAGGTGGCCGAGCTGGTCGTTATTCCAACGCGGCCCAGCCCCCACGACCTGCGCGCCGTCGGCGCAACAGTCGACCTGTGCGAACGCGCGGGCAAGCCGCTGGTCTTCGTATTGAACGCGGCGACGCCAAAGGCGGCAATCACCGGGGAGGCGGTGGTGGCCCTGTCCCAGCATGGCACCGTCGCCCCGGTCACCGTCCATCACCGCACCGATTTCGGCGCGTCGATGATCGACGGGCGCACGGTGATGGAGATCGACACCAAATGCCGTTCGGCAGCGGAGATCGAATCGCTGTGGCTGTATATCGCCGACCGGCTTGAGAAGAATTTTCGCCGCACCGTCTTTGCCGCGCCTGCGACCGGCGGGCTGGGCTTTGGTGGGATGCGGCCGATGGGCAGCTTTGGTCGCCGGGGTGTGAACTGA
- a CDS encoding SPOR domain-containing protein gives MAVAGAMTTLPLNLSTSLAAVQDAAAQERAADKQARLAEKALERHRNEEAVGRAEQTVLLAPQDAGYRALLGRAYLAAGRFVSAAQVLEEALVLSPGDGRVALNLSLARIALGDPVSARRLLDDHAAAIQPADRGLAIALAGDPGAGIEVLGAAARAPSADAKVRQNLALALALAGRWQEAHVIAAIDLSPADAMNRIVEWARFVRPVHAWDQVASLLGVTPVEDGGMPVQLALRRPQQPAAVAAPAVVPTPASEPPAVSEADVAGQSQDKRVIFAAPQEVVQAMPLRLAVPPRAVEVKVAARQPADGRYYVQLGAFESAAIAQDAWRRLNDSVPALARQTPYGATANVGGAHFYRLSVGGYTRADANALCRDVRARGASCFVRKSVGEVAAHWAGEVQLAAR, from the coding sequence ATGGCCGTCGCTGGGGCAATGACGACGCTGCCGCTGAACCTGTCGACCTCCCTGGCGGCGGTGCAGGACGCAGCGGCGCAGGAACGGGCAGCTGACAAGCAGGCGCGACTGGCTGAAAAGGCGCTCGAACGCCATCGCAACGAGGAAGCTGTGGGCCGGGCCGAACAGACGGTGCTGCTCGCGCCGCAGGACGCAGGTTACCGCGCTTTGCTGGGGCGTGCGTATCTGGCGGCGGGACGTTTCGTCTCCGCTGCTCAGGTGCTTGAGGAGGCGCTGGTCCTGTCGCCCGGTGATGGCCGGGTGGCGCTGAACCTGTCGCTGGCGCGGATCGCGCTTGGCGATCCGGTATCGGCGCGCCGTTTGCTGGATGATCATGCCGCGGCGATCCAGCCTGCCGACCGGGGACTTGCCATCGCGCTGGCGGGCGATCCGGGCGCGGGGATCGAGGTGCTGGGCGCGGCGGCGCGAGCGCCGTCAGCGGATGCAAAGGTGCGTCAGAACTTGGCGCTCGCGCTCGCGCTGGCGGGGCGCTGGCAGGAAGCGCACGTCATCGCCGCGATCGACCTGTCCCCAGCGGATGCGATGAACCGGATCGTCGAATGGGCGCGGTTCGTCCGGCCGGTTCATGCGTGGGATCAGGTGGCGTCATTACTGGGCGTCACGCCGGTCGAGGACGGCGGTATGCCGGTCCAGTTGGCGTTACGGCGACCGCAGCAGCCAGCCGCCGTGGCAGCGCCTGCGGTGGTGCCGACACCGGCGAGCGAGCCGCCCGCGGTTAGCGAAGCGGATGTCGCAGGGCAGTCCCAAGACAAGCGCGTCATCTTCGCCGCGCCACAGGAAGTCGTTCAGGCGATGCCGTTGCGCCTTGCCGTGCCGCCGCGCGCGGTTGAGGTCAAAGTCGCTGCCCGGCAGCCGGCCGATGGCCGCTACTATGTTCAGCTGGGCGCGTTCGAAAGCGCGGCGATCGCTCAGGACGCCTGGCGCCGGTTGAACGACAGCGTGCCTGCACTTGCGCGGCAGACGCCATATGGCGCGACCGCCAATGTCGGCGGCGCCCATTTTTATCGCCTGTCGGTCGGCGGCTACACGCGGGCCGATGCAAATGCGCTGTGCCGCGATGTCCGGGCCCGTGGCGCAAGTTGTTTCGTGCGCAAGAGCGTCGGCGAAGTCGCGGCGCACTGGGCCGGCGAGGTTCAACTCGCCGCCCGCTGA
- a CDS encoding response regulator: MTSPARREPIIYGLLGLLLLLPFAADTIMPLGTAVWVAYLIPTVIAYLAKRPQTPAVVAAFATLLTIAGFSLAPAGVSPEVAMANRAIGVSVIWVLAVTGYLFIRNRTEVQRQEWLQIGQVGLAEAVGGEQSLEILGHNALKYLAEYLNAQAGAMFVNDGAGYQRRATYGVPADAPLPQTIGERDGLMGQAIADQRRFVLDAVPEGYLYFGSSMGRSRPSRLLIAPTIADGTANSVIELGFAEGEMPEDAELLLERVSEQLGVAVRSAKYRARLRELLDETRQQSEELQAQSDELRASNEELEAQTRQLEEAAARLEEQQSELERSNAELGAQTQQLEIQRDDLTRARASLEAQTSDLEQASRYKSEFLANMSHELRTPLNSLLIMARLLAENRNGNLSPEQVRHAETIETSGNDLLALINDILDISKIEAGKLELQLRPVRVSPVLDKMKAVFGPSAAAKGLVFEADAESGAPVEIETDPQRLEQVLKNFLSNAVKFTDSGSVALSVARQDDGRVGFTVRDTGIGIPSDKQQLIFDAFRQADGTVSRKYGGTGLGLSISRELARLLGGEIAVESVAGEGSAFTLILPERFDASAAPPVPRPVQPAVERRMQPSNPNPTRLPRRTYVEDDRERLSGDARVILVVEDDPVFARILSDIAHELGFQCLIAGTADEGALMVRQYLPHAVILDMNLPDHTGLSVLDRIKRDVATRHIPVHVVSVDDDSQAALSSGAMGYLFKPVRREQLIDMLEGLEARMSQRMRRVLVVEDDAQQAESIKLLLASRDVETIETHSAATCFDMLGRETFDCMVLDLNLPDASGLDLLERLSADESVGFPPVIVYTGRDLHPDEELRLRKYSKSIIVKGAKSPERLLDEVTLFLHQVVSELPEPQQQLIAKSLGRDSTLEGRRILIVEDDIRNVYALTSVFEPHGVSVQIARNGREGLDALQRASAGESDPIDLVLMDVMMPEMDGLTATREIRKSVWGKQLPIIALTAKAMARDQQECVEAGANDYLAKPLDVDKLLSLVRVWMPR; the protein is encoded by the coding sequence ATGACCAGCCCCGCGAGACGCGAGCCGATAATATATGGCCTATTAGGCCTGTTGCTGTTGCTGCCGTTTGCGGCGGACACGATCATGCCGCTCGGCACGGCGGTTTGGGTCGCCTATCTGATCCCGACGGTCATCGCCTATTTGGCCAAGCGGCCACAAACCCCCGCCGTGGTGGCTGCGTTTGCGACATTGTTGACGATTGCCGGTTTCAGCCTGGCACCCGCAGGGGTCAGCCCCGAAGTGGCAATGGCGAACCGCGCCATCGGCGTTTCGGTCATCTGGGTACTGGCGGTCACCGGTTATCTGTTCATTCGCAACCGAACGGAAGTGCAGCGACAGGAATGGCTGCAAATAGGTCAGGTTGGGCTGGCTGAAGCGGTCGGCGGCGAACAATCGCTGGAAATATTGGGGCATAACGCCCTTAAATACCTCGCGGAATATCTGAACGCCCAAGCGGGCGCGATGTTCGTGAACGATGGAGCAGGCTATCAACGGCGGGCAACCTATGGCGTCCCGGCCGACGCGCCCCTGCCCCAGACCATCGGGGAACGCGACGGACTGATGGGACAGGCCATTGCCGACCAGCGCCGCTTCGTTCTGGACGCGGTGCCGGAGGGTTACCTTTATTTCGGCTCTTCAATGGGTCGCTCGCGCCCTTCGCGTTTGCTGATCGCGCCGACTATTGCCGACGGCACCGCCAATTCGGTGATCGAGCTGGGCTTTGCCGAGGGTGAGATGCCCGAAGATGCGGAGTTGCTGCTTGAGCGGGTGTCCGAACAGCTGGGCGTCGCGGTTCGGTCGGCCAAATATCGCGCACGGCTGCGCGAGCTTCTGGATGAAACGCGCCAGCAGTCGGAGGAGCTTCAGGCACAGAGCGACGAACTGCGCGCAAGCAACGAAGAGCTGGAGGCACAGACTCGCCAGCTTGAGGAAGCCGCCGCCCGGCTGGAAGAACAGCAAAGCGAGCTGGAACGCAGCAATGCCGAGCTTGGGGCACAGACCCAGCAGTTGGAGATCCAGCGCGACGACCTGACCCGCGCGCGCGCCTCGCTTGAAGCGCAGACCAGCGATCTGGAACAGGCCAGCCGTTACAAATCCGAATTCCTCGCCAATATGAGCCATGAGCTGCGCACGCCGCTCAATTCGCTGCTCATCATGGCACGCCTGCTGGCGGAGAACCGCAATGGCAACCTGTCGCCCGAGCAGGTGCGGCACGCAGAAACGATCGAAACGTCAGGCAACGACCTGCTGGCGCTGATCAACGACATTCTCGATATTTCCAAGATCGAGGCGGGCAAGCTGGAATTGCAGCTGCGGCCGGTCCGCGTGTCGCCCGTGCTCGACAAGATGAAGGCCGTGTTCGGCCCCTCTGCCGCTGCCAAGGGGCTGGTGTTCGAGGCCGACGCAGAGTCCGGTGCTCCGGTTGAGATCGAAACCGATCCGCAGCGTCTGGAACAGGTGTTGAAGAACTTCCTGTCGAATGCGGTCAAATTTACTGACAGCGGTTCAGTCGCGCTGTCGGTCGCACGTCAGGACGACGGTCGCGTCGGCTTTACCGTACGCGATACCGGGATCGGTATCCCGTCCGACAAGCAGCAGCTGATCTTCGACGCCTTCCGCCAGGCGGACGGCACCGTCAGCCGCAAATATGGCGGCACCGGCCTGGGCCTGTCGATCTCACGCGAACTGGCGCGCTTGCTTGGCGGCGAGATCGCGGTCGAAAGCGTCGCGGGCGAAGGCAGCGCGTTTACGCTGATCCTCCCCGAACGCTTCGACGCCTCTGCCGCCCCGCCGGTACCGCGTCCGGTACAGCCCGCGGTCGAACGGCGAATGCAGCCGTCCAACCCGAACCCGACCCGCCTGCCGCGCCGCACCTATGTCGAGGACGATCGTGAGCGGTTGAGCGGCGACGCACGCGTCATCCTGGTGGTCGAGGATGATCCGGTCTTTGCCCGGATCCTGTCCGACATCGCACATGAACTCGGATTTCAGTGCCTGATCGCCGGGACCGCCGATGAAGGCGCGCTGATGGTGCGCCAGTATCTGCCGCACGCCGTCATTCTGGACATGAACCTGCCCGACCATACCGGCCTGTCGGTGCTGGACCGGATCAAGCGCGACGTGGCAACCCGGCACATCCCTGTCCATGTCGTCTCAGTCGATGACGACAGCCAGGCCGCACTGTCGAGCGGCGCGATGGGTTATCTGTTCAAGCCGGTGCGGCGCGAACAGCTGATCGACATGCTTGAGGGGCTGGAGGCACGCATGTCGCAGCGGATGCGCCGCGTGCTGGTGGTCGAGGATGATGCCCAGCAGGCCGAAAGCATCAAGCTGCTGCTCGCCAGCCGCGATGTGGAGACGATCGAGACCCATTCGGCCGCGACCTGTTTCGACATGCTGGGGCGCGAGACCTTTGACTGCATGGTGCTGGACCTGAACCTGCCAGATGCGTCGGGCCTCGACCTGCTCGAACGGTTGAGCGCGGATGAGAGCGTCGGCTTCCCGCCCGTGATCGTCTATACCGGTCGCGACCTGCATCCGGACGAGGAATTGCGGCTGCGCAAATATTCCAAATCGATCATCGTAAAGGGCGCAAAGTCCCCCGAACGACTGCTCGACGAAGTCACCCTGTTCCTGCATCAGGTCGTATCGGAACTGCCCGAACCGCAGCAGCAACTGATCGCCAAATCGTTGGGTCGCGATTCCACGCTTGAGGGCCGCCGTATCCTGATTGTCGAAGATGATATCCGCAACGTCTATGCGCTGACCAGCGTGTTCGAGCCGCATGGCGTGTCGGTGCAGATCGCCCGCAACGGGCGCGAGGGCCTGGACGCATTGCAACGCGCCAGCGCCGGGGAATCGGACCCGATCGACTTGGTACTGATGGACGTGATGATGCCCGAAATGGACGGGCTGACCGCCACGCGGGAAATCCGCAAGTCGGTATGGGGCAAGCAACTGCCGATCATTGCGCTGACCGCGAAGGCGATGGCACGCGACCAGCAGGAATGTGTGGAGGCCGGCGCCAACGATTATCTGGCCAAGCCGCTCGACGTCGACAAGCTGCTCAGCCTGGTGCGCGTCTGGATGCCGCGATGA
- a CDS encoding protein-glutamate O-methyltransferase CheR: MIDPETFEPHEEIELDLLLEAIWRHYQFDFRGYSQGSLHRRLARAQQHFGCESLSELQHRILREPATFTSLMGYLTIQVSEMFRDPDYFRALREKVVPHLRTYPSIKVWIAGCANGEEFYSLAILFREEGLEDRTIFYCTDISPAALAQAEAGVYELERIPRFTQNHRRSGGRSSLSDYYTAAYGRAVFDKSLRARTVFAAHSLATDEVFSEVQLVSSRNVLIYFDRNLQDRALGLFGQSLVRGGFLGLGARETLRFSRYAGAFADFEEGEKIYRRNTVDLTEVADAA; this comes from the coding sequence ATGATCGATCCGGAAACCTTCGAACCGCATGAGGAAATCGAGCTGGACCTGCTGCTGGAGGCGATCTGGCGGCATTATCAGTTCGACTTTCGCGGCTATTCGCAAGGCTCGCTCCACCGCCGGCTGGCGCGTGCGCAGCAGCATTTCGGGTGCGAGAGCCTCTCGGAGCTTCAGCACCGCATCCTGCGCGAGCCTGCGACATTCACGTCGCTAATGGGATATCTGACCATTCAGGTCAGCGAGATGTTTCGCGATCCTGATTATTTCCGCGCGCTGCGTGAGAAGGTGGTACCGCATCTTCGCACCTATCCGTCGATCAAGGTCTGGATCGCCGGGTGCGCTAATGGCGAGGAATTCTATTCGCTGGCCATCCTGTTTCGAGAGGAAGGGCTGGAGGATCGGACGATCTTCTATTGTACCGACATCAGCCCGGCCGCGCTGGCGCAGGCAGAGGCCGGGGTCTATGAGCTGGAGCGCATTCCCCGCTTCACTCAGAACCATCGCCGGTCGGGCGGGCGCAGTTCGCTGTCCGATTATTATACCGCCGCTTATGGCCGGGCAGTGTTCGACAAGTCGTTGCGCGCACGCACCGTGTTCGCCGCGCACAGCCTGGCAACGGACGAGGTATTCAGCGAGGTCCAGCTCGTATCCAGCCGCAACGTACTGATCTATTTCGACCGGAACCTTCAGGATCGGGCATTGGGTCTGTTCGGCCAGTCCTTGGTACGTGGCGGATTCCTGGGACTGGGCGCGCGGGAAACCCTGCGCTTCTCCCGCTATGCTGGCGCATTTGCCGATTTCGAAGAGGGCGAGAAAATCTATCGTCGCAACACCGTCGATCTAACGGAGGTCGCCGATGCGGCCTGA
- a CDS encoding SPOR domain-containing protein — protein MYMPLLVTALLSVPLATPSPQPAQVTAGVDAWAKGDYERAVQHWRAPASAGDADAQFNLGQAYKLGRGVPADTALAAQWYQKAASQGHDRAGDNLGLVLFRANRRAEALPWLEKSAARGGARAQFVLGTMLYNGDNVTRDPVRAYALMTRAKAASMPQAASSLAQMERFLTKEQREEGVALARRYERATPTRAVASTPVPRSGTPARPAAAPSAAPARTERPSTAAASGGWRVQLGAFRDDGNARTLWGKLSSGGALAGAQPFYVKSGDVTRLLAGPFGSSAEATRACNAVKRAGADCLPVAP, from the coding sequence ATGTATATGCCGCTGCTGGTGACGGCGCTTCTATCCGTGCCCTTGGCCACGCCGTCGCCCCAGCCCGCTCAGGTCACGGCAGGTGTCGATGCCTGGGCAAAGGGTGACTATGAACGGGCGGTCCAACATTGGCGCGCTCCGGCCTCTGCGGGGGATGCCGATGCCCAGTTCAATCTGGGGCAAGCCTATAAGCTCGGCCGGGGCGTGCCTGCAGATACGGCCTTGGCTGCGCAATGGTATCAAAAGGCAGCAAGCCAGGGTCACGATCGCGCTGGCGACAATCTGGGGCTGGTGCTGTTCCGCGCAAACCGGCGGGCCGAAGCGTTGCCATGGCTGGAAAAATCTGCAGCTCGCGGCGGCGCGCGGGCGCAGTTCGTGCTGGGAACCATGTTGTACAACGGGGACAATGTTACCCGAGATCCGGTGCGGGCCTATGCGCTGATGACCCGTGCAAAGGCTGCGAGCATGCCGCAGGCGGCAAGCTCTCTGGCCCAGATGGAGCGCTTCCTGACCAAGGAGCAGCGAGAGGAAGGCGTGGCACTGGCCCGCCGTTACGAACGCGCCACGCCCACAAGAGCCGTGGCGAGCACGCCGGTGCCTCGATCCGGCACCCCGGCCCGTCCAGCGGCCGCGCCTTCAGCGGCGCCGGCAAGGACGGAACGGCCATCCACCGCCGCCGCAAGCGGTGGCTGGCGCGTGCAACTCGGCGCCTTCCGTGACGACGGAAATGCCCGCACTCTCTGGGGCAAACTGTCGAGCGGCGGCGCGCTGGCCGGGGCACAACCCTTTTACGTCAAGTCGGGTGACGTCACGCGGCTGCTCGCCGGCCCTTTCGGATCAAGCGCCGAAGCAACGCGCGCCTGCAACGCGGTCAAGCGCGCGGGCGCAGACTGTCTCCCCGTTGCCCCCTGA